Genomic window (Gloeocapsa sp. PCC 73106):
CCCTGAAAAGTTTTATTGGAAACCTTTTGACCTAATTCCTCGGGTTTAACAATTACAGGTGCAAAATCAGGACAGCGATCGGCTAATTTAGCATTTTGCCAGTTTTGCTTAAGTTTCCAAGCTTCCAGAGTAACTAATTCTGGATTAATTAAGGTTAAAGGATTAGAATAGGTTTTTCCTTCTTGATATTCTATATTGACTTGTTTCGCTTGAGTTAGGTCAAATAAAATCTCTTTGACTTGGGATGTAATAAACTGATTCACCTGTTTGGTTTCAATTTTTTGCTGTTTTAGCCACAAAACCAATAAATCATATTCCCAGTATTGTTCTATCCCTAACTCTTCTGGTAACTGGGGATTATCTCTTAATTCTAGAAACTCTTTGAGAATCTGAGGTAGATGGATGGCTATGTTTCTTTGGTAACGTCTGACAGGATGCCTACCACCTGTAGCATAAATAATTCTACCCAGATAGAAAGAAATGATCCATGGACTCCCAATTGCAGCTTTGATAAGCATCTTACCGGAAAATTGGGACTTTTGTAGCTGATAAAAAAGTCCTGCTTGTTTTTGGTTAATAGATTTATCTTCTAGTTCCATGGAATCAAAGTTAGAAGCCTAAGATTAATTTATACCCGTACCAATAGTTTAAGCTTATTCACAGTGCGATCGCAACATTACTTCATATTTTAGGCTAAAGAGGCTATATGAGCCGAAAAACCAGCATTAGTTAAGGATTCAATCAAATTAGCTCCATTTTGCACCCAAAAATCTTGCCCAAAGCGAATCAGCCTAGTTTCTGTTCCCATGCTCAGTTTAGCGATTACAGGCGTTCTGGCTTCTGTTTTATCTCCCGATTGTTCTTGAATGATCGCTTTAATCTGGCTATTTTTCAAGTTATCGAGAGCATCTTCTAAAGATAATTCTACTATGACAATCTTGACATTTTCCACTGGGTTAGCATCTTCAATGATTAATTGGGATTGTTCCTCTTTGTGTTCAACTTTACCCCAAACGATCAGAGGAAGATTTGCTTGCAGAACTATTTCTAATTGAGTATAAACGCTGGGAAAGATTACGGCTTCTGCTTGTCCACTGACATCTTCTAACTGCAAAAACGCCATTGCTTCACCTTTTTTGGTCACGATTTTTTTGATTGAGTTAATAATAACGATCGCGCTAACTTTTGTTCTAGTTTTCTGCTCGGACAATTGATTTAGATTGATTGGTGATAGAAGTCGAGCTGATTGATGAATGGATTTAAGAGGATGTTCTGAGACATAAAACCCGAGATTTTCTTTTTCTAAACGCAGTCTTTCATGTAAGGAAAAATCCTCAACACTTTTAGCTGCTGGTTCCTGCTCAAAAGAACCTTCAGTTTGTAATTGATTACTAGCAATAAAATCAAAGATATTAGTTTGACCTGTTGCTTTTTCTTTAGCTCGATTTTGAGCCCAATTAATTACTAATTCTAAGTCATTGAGTAACTGTTGACGATTAGGTTTAATCGAGTCAAAAGCACCACAAAAAATCAAAGTTTCCAAAGCTCTGCGATTGACAGCTCGTAAGTCTACACTACTACAAAAATCTCCCAGAGATTTAAATTGTCCAGACGATCGCTCTCTTGCTTGCAGAATATTCTCGATCGCTGCTTCTCCCAAGTTGCGTACAGCGGATAACCCAAAAAGAATTTTTTCACCATCGGGTGTAAAATGTTTCTGAGAACGGTTAATATCGGGCGCTTCCACCTCTATGCCCATTTTTTGGCAGTTTTCCCGATACTTTTCAATTTTATCCTGATTATCGCTGCTCGCCGTCAGTAGGGCGGTCATATATTCTACGGGATAGTTGGCTTTTAAATAAGCAGTCTGATAGGTAAGATAAGCATAAGCCGTAGAGTGAGACTTATTAAAGCAGTTAGAAGCGATAAAACCCTGTTTCAGCAGAAAATTGTGATCTTTAACCACTCCAATATCGTAAACTTTTTGTTGTCCTAGAAATTCACGCTTAATAATCCTGACCATATGACTTAAATATCGTTATATGAATATTTAAACATATTTGGCTGCCAACCACGGACTTTAAGTATCTTGGTCTTTTAAATCTTCTATGGCTAGCTCTACTTCCAATAGCAGAGAATCTAAATCTTGAGTGACTACTTTCCAAATAATATCTAAATCAACATCAAAGTAAGCATGAATCAATCGATTTCTCATCCCCATAATTTGACGCCAAGGAATTCGCGAGTATTTGTTTTGACAAGATTCAGAAATATGTTTAGCTGCTTCACCCATAATTTCAATTAATCTTACCAAAGCCAAGGAGAGCATCTTATTTTCATTTAAATCTTGTCTTTCTTTGTTACTGACAAATTCTAATGCTTGTCTTGCTGCATCTCTAATATGTTTTAGTCGCGTTAAATCATCTTTCATAAATAGTTAAAGCTTCTGAGAGAACTTGTTCCCGAAAATAACAGCTTAAATCATGAGGAGTTCTCAAATCCACATCACGTTTAATCATTGCCTCAAGTTCATTTGTCATTGTCACTATAGCTAAGCCAGGCGTTTTACCGTCTTCAAACTCAACTAGCACGTCAACATCACTCTTGCTGGTAAAATCATTTCTCAAAACAGAACCAAATAAAGACAGTTTACGAATATGATTACGCTGACAGAACTGTTCTATCTGTTCTAAAGATATTTTTATTGGGAGAGAAGTTACATTCATAAAAGCATTTAAATATCGTTCTATGAATATTTAAACATAGGAAGCAGGTCAGTTTTGTTAGGGCAATTTATTTTACAGATAGCAGTACGCTTGTTAAATGTTATGTTTCGGAGAGAGGTTCGCTTTGGGTTTTAAATTTGTTC
Coding sequences:
- a CDS encoding hypothetical protein (main replicative polymerase), whose translation is MVRIIKREFLGQQKVYDIGVVKDHNFLLKQGFIASNCFNKSHSTAYAYLTYQTAYLKANYPVEYMTALLTASSDNQDKIEKYRENCQKMGIEVEAPDINRSQKHFTPDGEKILFGLSAVRNLGEAAIENILQARERSSGQFKSLGDFCSSVDLRAVNRRALETLIFCGAFDSIKPNRQQLLNDLELVINWAQNRAKEKATGQTNIFDFIASNQLQTEGSFEQEPAAKSVEDFSLHERLRLEKENLGFYVSEHPLKSIHQSARLLSPINLNQLSEQKTRTKVSAIVIINSIKKIVTKKGEAMAFLQLEDVSGQAEAVIFPSVYTQLEIVLQANLPLIVWGKVEHKEEQSQLIIEDANPVENVKIVIVELSLEDALDNLKNSQIKAIIQEQSGDKTEARTPVIAKLSMGTETRLIRFGQDFWVQNGANLIESLTNAGFSAHIASLA
- a CDS encoding response regulator, which produces MELEDKSINQKQAGLFYQLQKSQFSGKMLIKAAIGSPWIISFYLGRIIYATGGRHPVRRYQRNIAIHLPQILKEFLELRDNPQLPEELGIEQYWEYDLLVLWLKQQKIETKQVNQFITSQVKEILFDLTQAKQVNIEYQEGKTYSNPLTLINPELVTLEAWKLKQNWQNAKLADRCPDFAPVIVKPEELGQKVSNKTFQGMAKLLDGTKSIRDLTTQLSTHNLIEFTSLLRPYIERGLIELVEIPDLSLPIRESTIYIPLVACVDDSPSICKTMESVVKASGYRFLGISDEMRAINLLLKHKPDLIFLDFVMPKINGYELCSMLRKVPELKDKPIVILSAYKNIVERFRGKISGCSSFLYKPIQTEHITDTMAKYLK
- a CDS encoding nucleotidyltransferase family protein, which gives rise to MNVTSLPIKISLEQIEQFCQRNHIRKLSLFGSVLRNDFTSKSDVDVLVEFEDGKTPGLAIVTMTNELEAMIKRDVDLRTPHDLSCYFREQVLSEALTIYER
- a CDS encoding DUF86 domain-containing protein; this encodes MKDDLTRLKHIRDAARQALEFVSNKERQDLNENKMLSLALVRLIEIMGEAAKHISESCQNKYSRIPWRQIMGMRNRLIHAYFDVDLDIIWKVVTQDLDSLLLEVELAIEDLKDQDT